The following proteins come from a genomic window of Nostoc sp. ATCC 53789:
- the fabD gene encoding ACP S-malonyltransferase: MTKTAWVFPGQGSQALGMGMDLLDIPSAKDKLAKAEDILGWSVTEICQTQEEKLSQTLYTQPSLYVIESILADLLRERGHQPDLVAGHSLGEYTALYVAGVFEWSAGLYLVKRRAELMDNAVGGMMAALMNFDREQLEKVIAQTPDVVLANDNSSAQVVISGTTEAVQAVMTQVKAKRAIPLKVSGAFHSHLIAPAAAEFQDILESVEFQPATVPVLSNVEPIPSIDAEILKQRLNKQMTGSVRWREISLQLPANGIQRVVEVGPGKVLTGLIKRSSPDLILQNIQSATDLPVAVESF, translated from the coding sequence ATGACAAAAACTGCATGGGTGTTTCCCGGACAAGGTTCCCAAGCGCTGGGAATGGGAATGGATTTATTAGATATACCGTCTGCCAAAGACAAGCTTGCCAAAGCTGAGGATATTTTGGGCTGGTCTGTAACTGAAATTTGTCAAACTCAAGAAGAGAAGTTATCACAGACGCTATATACTCAGCCAAGTCTTTATGTGATAGAAAGCATTCTTGCCGATCTTCTCCGAGAACGAGGACACCAGCCAGATTTAGTTGCTGGTCACAGTTTGGGGGAATATACTGCTCTTTATGTAGCGGGTGTCTTTGAGTGGTCGGCTGGTTTATATCTAGTAAAGCGTCGTGCAGAACTCATGGATAATGCCGTCGGTGGGATGATGGCAGCTTTGATGAACTTTGACCGCGAACAGTTGGAAAAAGTCATTGCCCAAACGCCTGATGTGGTTCTAGCAAATGATAATAGTTCGGCTCAGGTGGTAATTTCAGGCACGACTGAGGCTGTACAAGCAGTGATGACTCAAGTTAAAGCCAAGCGTGCTATTCCCCTAAAAGTTTCTGGAGCATTTCACTCACATTTAATCGCACCAGCAGCTGCGGAATTCCAAGACATTTTAGAATCTGTGGAATTTCAACCAGCTACTGTGCCAGTCTTATCTAATGTAGAACCAATTCCGTCTATTGATGCCGAGATTTTAAAGCAGCGCCTCAACAAACAAATGACCGGTTCTGTAAGGTGGCGAGAAATTTCTTTGCAATTACCAGCTAACGGTATCCAGCGAGTAGTAGAAGTTGGCCCAGGTAAAGTCTTAACTGGCTTGATTAAACGTAGTAGCCCTGATTTGATTTTACAAAATATCCAGAGTGCTACTGATTTACCTGTTGCTGTTGAATCTTTTTAG